The genomic region AGGCCGCCGACTCCGAGGTGGACTTCAGCAGGTACGACCTGATCAACATCCTGGTCACCCCGAACGCCGGGCCCTCCGCCCTGGACACGGTCCTGTCGGTGACCTTCTCCGGCAACGGGGAGGCGCCGACGGCCGACGGGGTGCCCCTGGCCAACACGTCCTTCGTCTACAGCCGCCAGGACGACGGCTCCGGCACCTACCGGGAGACCGGCTACCGGGTGCTCCCGCACGAGAACGGACACGTCTTCGGACTGCCCGACCTCTACACCACCGACGGCGGCAGCACGGTCGGGCACTGGGACATCATGAGCGAGGACTGGGGCGCCAACAACGACCTGCTGGGCTGGCACAAGTGGAAGCTGGGCTGGCTGGACGGCTCACAGATCAGCTGCGCGTCGAAGTCGGGCGCCAGCGACCACGTCCTGTCGCCGCTGGCGGTGGAGGGCGGGACGAAACTGGCCTTCGTCCCGTTGTCGGAGAGCACCGGGTACGCGGTGGAGGTACGGACGCGGGCCGGCAACGACGAGGCCGTGTGCAAGCCAGGCGTCCTCGTCTACAAGGTGGACTCGGACGTGGACACCGGGCGCGGCCCGGTGACGGTGTCGGACAGCGGGAACGCGAGCGGCGGCTGCACCCGGCGGCCCAATGTGCACGCGGAACTGTCGGACGCGCCGTTCCGGCCGGGCGAGACGTTCACCGACGAGAAGGCGGGCATCAGCGTCTCGGTGGTGGGCGAACTGCGCAACGGCAGCTACCAGGTGCGGATCATCCGGCCCTGACCGCCGGCGCCGCGGCAGCTTAGGGTGAGCGCATGGAGTCCTACACCATCGGACAGGCGGCGCGGCTGCTGGGCGTGAGCGTCGACACCGCTCGGCGGTGGGCGGACGCCGCCCGCTTCCCGACCCGCCGGGACGGCAAGCGCCGCATCGTCGACGGGCCAGACCTGGCGGCCTTCTGCGTGGAAGCCGCCCAGGAAGGCTCCGAGGATGCGGACGCCCCGTACACCTCGGTCCGCAACGCCTTCCCCGGCATCGTGACCGGGATCAAGCTCGGCGATGTCGCTGCGCAGGTCGAGATCCAGGCAGGACCGCACCGGGTGGTGTCTCTGCTGACCCGCGAGGCCGTCGAGGAACTGGGGCTGGAGGTCGGCATGCGGGCCACCGCCCGGGTGAAGTCCACGAGCGTGCACATCGACCGCGACTGAGCGGACCGGGCGCACCTGCTGAGCGGACCGGCTGAGCGCATCGGCTGAGCCGCCCCGGGCGCATGCCGCATCATGTCCCGCGTGCACAGTGCGGAGGAGTTCGGCCCGGCCGACAGCGAAGCAGGCGTCCCCGGTGGCATACGGGATCCGGACGCCATGTCCGACGAGATCAGAGCGGCACGGCAGGGGGACGAGGCGGCGTTCAGGGCGCTGTTCCGGGCGGTGCAGCCGGGGCTGCTGCGCTACCTGACCGTGCTGGTCGGGGCCGACGCCGAGGACGTGGCGTCCGAGACCTGGCTGCAGGCGGCCCGCGATCTGGTCTGCTTCAGCGGGGACTTCGGCGGGTTCCGCGGCTGGGTCTCGACGATCGGCCGCAACCGCGCGCTGGACCTGCTGCGCCGTCGGCCGGTTGCCGGCCCGCCGCCCGAGGACACCGGGGGAGCCGCGTCGGCCGCGTCCGGTACGGCCGGAGCGCTGACACTCATATCCCGGCTGCCGCGCGATCAGGCAGAGGCCGTCATGCTCCGGGTGGCCATGGACCTGGACACGGACGGCGCCGCCCGCGTCCTCGGCAGGAGACCCGCTGCGGTACGCCTGGCGGCACACCGCGGCCTGCGCAAGCTCGCCGAGCTCATCGAACAGCAAGAGGCGAATCCGCCGGGGAGCGGAGGGCGTGGAGGGGGCGCGGACGGGGCAGAGGGGGAGGTCCGGCCGAAGCCGCGTGGGAAGGGTTTCGCCACAGGAGTGACACCGACGACGCCTTCGACGCTGAAGAGCACGAGATGAGCACGAACCGAACCCACCGGATCGATCACGACACTGCCGAGCGGCTGCTCGACGGCGCCGGGGCCGGGGCCGGTACCGACCACGAGGCCCTCGCGAGGCTGCTCGCTGCCGCCGCCGCCCCCGCGGCCGAGCACGAACTGCCCGGCGAGGAGGCGGCCGTGGCCGTGTTCCGGACGGCTCGCCTCGCCCCGGCCGCCGCGTCCGGCAGATCCCGTACGTCCTGTACGTCCCGTTCGCACAGGAGGCGGCCGGCGCGCACGCCGGCCGTGTTCCTCGCCGCGAAGGTGGCGGTCGCCGTGCTGGCCACCGCTGTCGGCGGTGTCGCCGTCGCCGCCGGGACGGGCCACCTGCCCGCCGTCATGGGCGGTGAGTCCGAGGACGGCGCTCCGGGCCACTCGCCCTCGGCCCCGCCCTCGGCCGGTACCCGGGCACCCGGCGCGCGGGCCCCGGGCACGCCCGCCGACGCGCCCTCCGGCTCGTCCTCCGCGGCACCTCCCGACCTGGCGGGTGGTCCGAGCGGGGCGACGGGCGACCCGCCGGCTCCGCGGCCGACGGACAGCCCTCACGGCGCCGCACCACCGGCGCAGAACGGCCGGCACGAGGCAGGTGATCGCCCCGGCACCCCGCGGCCGACGCGGAGCCCGGGGGCGCCGGCCGCCCGCCCGACCGGCCCGCCGGCCACCGCCCCGTCCCCGCCCCGCAAGGACCCACCGGCCACTCGCCCCGCCGGGTGACCCCGCCACTCCTCGTCCGCCACCCGTAGAGGCTGTCCACGATGCAACAACCGGCTCACCTGGACGACGACACGATGCCGCTCCCCCGCATCTCCGCGGTCGCCACGGACGTCCCCGCCCCCGCCCCCAGACCGGTCTTCGTCGACTCCTCCGGCCGGCGCCAGCGCCGGGTACGCCGCCTCGGCTGGCTGCTGGTCGTCCCCGCCGCCGCGTACATCGTGCTCCTGATCAGCTCGCTGTTCGGCGGACCCACGCTCCGCTCCCCGTTCCTGCCGTCCCCGCGCGTCCCGGAGAACGCGCAGAGCAGGCCTCCCGTGGCCGAGCCGGGCGCCCCCTCACCCGGCGCCGCACGCCGCACGGGCGCGCCCGGCACCACGCCCCGGACGTCCCCGTCCCCGCCCGGCGCCACCGGAAAGACCCCGGCCGGGGACGGGCGGCCCGGCACCACCGCCGGGCCCGCTCCCGCCGCTTCCAAGGGGAGCGGTCCGGCGCCGGGGAACGGATCCGGCGGCCACGGCCGGCCGACCTCCCCGCCCGGCCAGGGAGGGAAGCCCACCGCTCACCCGTGACCCGCCCGGACCACCACAGGCAGGAAGCACACCCCTTGTCGAAGAACCGCCGCCTGCCCCGCGGCCGGCACAGCACCGTGCGCGACGTCCCCCTGCGCACCCACTGGCTGCTGCTGACCGCGCTCGTCCTCACCCTCTCGGCCGCACTGCTGCTGCAGGGCTACAGCAAGCACATGTTCGACGCGACGCCCGACGGCGCACCGCGCGGGGCCGGGTCGGCGGCGGCTGCCGTGCCGGCGCAGATCCGGTCGGGCGGCCCGGTCATCGACGGCGCCGCCGCGCGGACGGTCGGCCCCGCGCCCCGCACCATCGCCCTGACCTTCGACGACGGTCCCGACCCGGTCTGGACGCCGAAGATCCTGGACGTCCTGCGCCGCAACGATGTGCACGCGACGTTCTTCACCGTCGGCTCGCAGGTGGCGGCCCATCCGGAACTGGCCCGGCAGATCGTCGCGGACGGCCACCAGCTCGGCGTCCACACCTTCACCCACACCGACCTGGGCGCGGTCTCCGCATGGCGGCGCTCCCTGGAACTGCGCGAGAGCCAGCTGGTCGTCGCCGGCGCCACCGGAGTCACCACCCCGCTGCTGCGCCCGCCCTACTCGTCGACCAACCGGGCGCTGGACGACGCGGACTGGGCCACCGTCACCCAGGCCGGACGAGAGGGCTACCTGACGGTCCTCACCACATTGGACAGCCAGGACTGGCGTCGCCCGGGTGTCGGGCAGATCGTCGCCAACGCCACCCCCAAGGGCGCCGACGGGCAGGTCGTCCTGATGCACGACGCGGGCGGCGACCGCTCGCAGACCGTCGCGGCCCTGGAGCAGCTCGTCCCCCGGCTCAAGGGCGCGGGCTTCCGCTTCGCCACCGTCGGCGACGCGGTCGGCCTGCCGGCGCCCACCCGGCCGGCCTCGACCGTCGACCGGTGGCAGGGACTCGCCCTCAGCCAGGCGCTGCGTACGAGCGACTGGGTCCTCGAAGCGCTCGCCTGGCTGATGTGGGCGGCCGGTGCGATCAGCGTGCTGCGCGCGGTGGCGGTGTTCGTCGCCGCCCGCCGCCACGTGCGGATGCGGCGCAAGCCCTGGGGCAACCCGGTCACCGAACCCGTCAGCGTCATCGTCCCCGCCTACAACGAGAGCGCCGGGATCGAAGCAGCCGTCCGCTCCCTGGTCGCGTCGGACCACCAGGTGGAGGTCATCGTGGTCGACGACGGCTCCACCGACGGCACCGCCGACATCGTCGAGGCCCTGCGCCTGCGCGGCGTGCACGTCATCCGCCAGCGGAACGCCGGGAAGCCGGCCGCGCTCAACACCGGCATCGCCGCCGCGACCTGCAACCTGGTGGTCATGGTCGACGGTGACACCGTCTTCGAGCCGGACGCGGTCCGCATGATCGTCCAGCCCTTCGCGAACCGGCGCGTCGGCGCGGTCTCGGGCAACGCCAAGGTCGTCAACCGCGGCGGCCTGCTCGGCCGCTGGCAGCACATCGAGTACGTCGTCGGCTTCAACCTCGACCGCCGCCTCTTCGACCTCGCCGAATGCATGCCCACCGTGCCCGGGGCGATCGGCGCGTTCCGCCGCGAGGCCCTCCTGCGCGTCGGCGGCGTCAGCGACACCACCCTCGCCGAGGACACCGATCTGACCATGGCGCTGTGCCGGGACGGATGGCGCGTCGTCTACGAGGAGCGGGCCAAGGCCTGGACCGAGGCTCCCGCGTCGCTCGGCGCACTGTGGAAGCAGCGCTACCGCTGGTGCTACGGCACCCTCCAGGCCATGTGGAAGCACCGCGGCGCCCTCACCCAGCGGGGCCAGGCCGGGAAGCTCGGCCGTCGCGGCCTGCTGTACCTGCTGATGTTCCAGGTCCTGCTGCCGCTGCTCGCCCCGGTCGTGGACATCATCGCCGTCTTCGGCCTCATCTTCCTCGACCCCCTCCGGATCATCGGCCTGTGGTGCGCCTTCCTCGCCCTCCAGGTCTTGATGGGCCTCTACGCCTTCCGCCTCGACGGCGAGCGGCCCGGGCCGCTGTGGAGCCTGCCGCTCCAGCAGTTCGTCTACCGCCAGCTGATGTACCTGGTCGTCATCCAGTCCGTGTTCACCGCGATCGCCGGGTCCCGCCTGCGCTGGCAGCGCTCGGAACGCTACGGAAGCCTCCAGGCCCCCGCGGAATCCGGCTCCCGGCCGCAGCCGCAGCCACAGCCACAGCCGCAGCCGCACCCCTCGGTGCAGGTGCCGGCGCAGGTGCCGGCGCAAGTGCCCCAGCCGGTCCGCGGGGTTCCCGACCACCTCGCCGGGACGCGCATCGAGCGCTGGCCCCCGTACGCCGAGGAGACCGGGGGCACCGGCCGGCCGCCGGGCATGCCGCCCTGGTAGCTCGTGGTTACGCTGGAGACGCGGAAGCCAACCGTGACGACCGGTGGGAGGCCCCCTGATGAGACGACGCCATCACTTCCACGTCGATCACGCCGGGCACTCGGTCAGTGCCACCGTCCAGACGGGCCGCCGGGTGGAGGTGGAGGTGCTCGTCGACGGCAAGGAGACGGGCCACGCGACGACGCACGACGACCACCCCGTCAGCGTGCCCGTGGAACTGCCCACGGATCCGCCGAGCACGGTGTCGGTGCGCGCCACGCCCGGTCCGGGGGTGCCGCGCTGCTTCCTCGAGGTCGTCGGAGCCGATCCCCAGGTCATGTCCCCGCGCCCGTACTGACGGGACGCCGATCGGCCCGCTCGGGCCGCCCTCGGCTCCGGGGCGATCTCCCCGATCACGCCCTCGACGTCTCGACGTCCCGGGAGAGCTGCGTTCACGCCCGTGGCGACCGCCCACCCCACTGTGATGGGGTGGGCGGTCGCCACGGTTCCGGCAGGCGGCTACGACAACGGAGCCACGGGCTCGGCGGCCCGCAGGGGCTGGAATTCGTGCTCCTCCGCACGGTGGTAGCCGCGACGGTCGTACCAGCGGCAGACCGCCCAACCGATGACCGCGGCCCCGACGGCATAGGCGCCCAGCACCCACCACGCGCAAACGGTGACCGGGGCGGCGCGACGGGACGGCCCTGGGTCGGCGTGGAGGCCTGACGGGTCGACCCAGGGTCTGACCTCAGCCGCCCAAGGCGGCCTTGAGCCGGCCGAGCGTGGTGCGCATGCCGGCGCGGTTGGCCTCCGCGCGGTCGGCCGGGCGCGTACCGGTGAACACCCGCCCGAGGAACTCGGCGGTCCGGGCACCTCGGCCCGTCCGCAGGTCCTCCCAGTACTCCGTGACCCTGGTGACACCGCCCTCCGACCGGAAGCGGTAGCCCCACAGCGCCACCGGCAGTCCGAACGCGGTGACCCGGAAAGCGAATTCGGAGGGTCGATCGGACAGGGTCACCCGGCACGTGGTGAACCAGACCAGCAGCCCTTTCCGGTTGAACCCGACGAACGTCGTCCCCTCGCGCGCCACGTGACCGCGATGCCAGACGGCGAAGCACTCCGGGCTCCACTTGCCCATGTTCCGCACGCACGAGACCGCGGCGTACACATCCTCGACAGAGGCGCCGACCAGGACGCTCTCCTCGACTTTCCATAAACGGTTCACAATTCCCCGGGTGGATCGAAGGGATGTCACGATTCCGGACCGGCCGGACCTTAGCCAGGCGTGAAGTGGGGCGCAACAGAGGAGTGCCAGAAAAGCGGAAGACCGTCGTCCCCATCGGCGAGGACGTCGGGTACGCCGAGATTCCCAGCCCATCTCTCTTGACGGCGTCACGGCGACACTCCTAACGTAGAACGAGTCGGATCGTTCTGACCCTGCCATGGTCGCACACGCCGACCTCGTGACGCGGCGGCGACGGGAGTGACGAGTGGAGGCACGTCCGGCCGTCGTCGGGCGGGCAGCGGCGGTCGCCGAGCGAGCACGGCGCATGGACGCGCCGAGGCGGCGGACCGCACCGGCATCGCCGCTTTTGGCGGACTCTCCGCCCAGTTGCCCCGCCTCACCTTTCCGGTATGGGACGCACACACATCGACATCGGACCGAGTCGTCGACGGGTTCCCGGTAGAGATCCACCCGATTCCGTGTCGTGGAATCCGTTGCGGCAAACTCAGGAGGAGTAGATGTTGCAGAATGCCCGTAGCCGGGCCCATCCATCGGGCCTGCCGCGCCCCGCGTCCGGCGATACGGCGTGAACACCCACTGGCGGCCGGCCGGACGCCCGGGCCTCTACACAGCGGGCCCGCGAGACGGCACGCCCTTGGTGCTCGTCCACGGCATCCGGTTGTCGGCCTGGATGTGGGCCCCGTACGCCGCCCGGCTCGCACCCGACTTCAGGATCACCGCGTGCGACCTGCCGGGGCACGGAGCGCTGCGCACGGATCCCTTCACTCTGGAGGGGGCCGTCGAGCAGATCGACGCGGCGGTCGCCGAGGCCCGCGACGCCACCGGACTCTCCCCGTGGGTCGCCGGTTCGCCACTCGGGGGCTACGCCACGCTCGCCTACGGCGCAGCCCGCCCCGGCCGGGCGGCCGGCCTGCTCGTCAATGGCGCCACCGCACGGACCACCGGAGGAGTCCGCCGCGTGTACGCAACCGCGGACCGGGTCCTCCGCGCCATGGGGGAATCACGCGCGGACCGTCTCAACAGGTGGCTGTTCCGGAGGGCGTTGCCGTCCGAGGTGTGTGCCGCGGTACTGCGCGGCGGGCTCGCCGTGCGCGGCTTCGGTCAAGTCGTCGCCGACCTCGCCGGCAGGGACTTCCTGGCCATGGCCGGGAGCATCACCACGCCGGTCGTCTTCGTCAACGGCCGTCGGGACCGGCTCTTCCGCTCCGGTGAACGGGACTTCGTCGAGGCCGTGCGCAGCGCCGGAACCCCGGTTCGGCTGGCGCACGTCCCCGGCTCCCACGTGCTGTGCCTCACGGACCCCGACACCTTCAGCCGGGTACTCGTCCGCGGCCACCGTGAACTGGGCCGGCTCACGGCCCCTCCTCCGGCTCCGGCCCTCCCCTCCCCCTGACCCCGCCCGCCCCGGCGGCGCCCACTCGCGCCCTGCACCTGCACGCCAACACGCTCACCTACCGGCTGGACCGCTGGCACGAGCTCACCGGCCCGGACCACCGCGACTACATGGGGCTCGTCACCTCCCGCACGGCCGTGGGATGCGTCTGAGCCGTACCGTCATCCACCGGACGGGCCGAGCCGGTGGATGACGGGGCACGGCCCGATCCTCCCACGGCAGTGCGCCGTGGCGCGCTCACCGGGAGTACAGCCAGCTGATCACCACCGCCCGATGGCCGGGGTGTATTCGCTGGGCTTGAAGACCACCGTGTTGCCCGCCGCCAAGGCGTAGGCGATGGACCCGACAGGTGTGTGCACGGGGTAGTTCCACGGCCCGATCACACCGATGACGCCGTAGGGCCGGTATTCCAGGGTCGCGAGGTGATTGAGCATCAGCAGACGCGACGGAACGCGTCGCCGCGCCAGCACGCTCCGCGCGTTGCGAGCGGACCAGTCCACGTGCGCCAGCCAGGCGCCCCGCTCCGCCCGGCATACGAGGCTCGCTGCGCACGCCGTACCGTCGTGCCCGGTTCCCTATCTGCCGGAGTGGGCTCCCGGCACGCGCTAGCGGCTCATAATGAACACGATCCGACTCGTTCTACGGCGAGGCGGCCGACATCCGACCCGTCCATGAACACGCGTTGCAGGAGAGGCGAATGGGGACAAAGCGAACCTTGCAGAACGTCGTGGACGCAGGCGGCCCTCACCGCCGGGACCTCGAAGCGAGGCGACGCATCCTCGCCTCCACACTCGAGCTGCTGGAGAAGCGCGGGTACGCGCGCCTGACCATCGAGCAGGTGGCCGTCAGCGCCAAGGTCGGCAAGG from Streptomyces sp. NBC_00190 harbors:
- a CDS encoding M6 family metalloprotease domain-containing protein; its protein translation is MPQTRHRIRRPRRTSAFIALTALALGVTATASTGISSRTHSAAGPVATTTESALAPCRITGTMGVQMSEGMPTPPGYSRSTGEVRALNLMIDFPDAKGEGSALDRLAEFFPQTSDWFRTSSYGRLSYRAESPIRTWLRMPMPFAAYGIERGSAYEPGYRQLVEHIAKAADSEVDFSRYDLINILVTPNAGPSALDTVLSVTFSGNGEAPTADGVPLANTSFVYSRQDDGSGTYRETGYRVLPHENGHVFGLPDLYTTDGGSTVGHWDIMSEDWGANNDLLGWHKWKLGWLDGSQISCASKSGASDHVLSPLAVEGGTKLAFVPLSESTGYAVEVRTRAGNDEAVCKPGVLVYKVDSDVDTGRGPVTVSDSGNASGGCTRRPNVHAELSDAPFRPGETFTDEKAGISVSVVGELRNGSYQVRIIRP
- a CDS encoding TOBE domain-containing protein — encoded protein: MESYTIGQAARLLGVSVDTARRWADAARFPTRRDGKRRIVDGPDLAAFCVEAAQEGSEDADAPYTSVRNAFPGIVTGIKLGDVAAQVEIQAGPHRVVSLLTREAVEELGLEVGMRATARVKSTSVHIDRD
- a CDS encoding RNA polymerase sigma factor produces the protein MSRVHSAEEFGPADSEAGVPGGIRDPDAMSDEIRAARQGDEAAFRALFRAVQPGLLRYLTVLVGADAEDVASETWLQAARDLVCFSGDFGGFRGWVSTIGRNRALDLLRRRPVAGPPPEDTGGAASAASGTAGALTLISRLPRDQAEAVMLRVAMDLDTDGAARVLGRRPAAVRLAAHRGLRKLAELIEQQEANPPGSGGRGGGADGAEGEVRPKPRGKGFATGVTPTTPSTLKSTR
- a CDS encoding bifunctional polysaccharide deacetylase/glycosyltransferase family 2 protein, translating into MSKNRRLPRGRHSTVRDVPLRTHWLLLTALVLTLSAALLLQGYSKHMFDATPDGAPRGAGSAAAAVPAQIRSGGPVIDGAAARTVGPAPRTIALTFDDGPDPVWTPKILDVLRRNDVHATFFTVGSQVAAHPELARQIVADGHQLGVHTFTHTDLGAVSAWRRSLELRESQLVVAGATGVTTPLLRPPYSSTNRALDDADWATVTQAGREGYLTVLTTLDSQDWRRPGVGQIVANATPKGADGQVVLMHDAGGDRSQTVAALEQLVPRLKGAGFRFATVGDAVGLPAPTRPASTVDRWQGLALSQALRTSDWVLEALAWLMWAAGAISVLRAVAVFVAARRHVRMRRKPWGNPVTEPVSVIVPAYNESAGIEAAVRSLVASDHQVEVIVVDDGSTDGTADIVEALRLRGVHVIRQRNAGKPAALNTGIAAATCNLVVMVDGDTVFEPDAVRMIVQPFANRRVGAVSGNAKVVNRGGLLGRWQHIEYVVGFNLDRRLFDLAECMPTVPGAIGAFRREALLRVGGVSDTTLAEDTDLTMALCRDGWRVVYEERAKAWTEAPASLGALWKQRYRWCYGTLQAMWKHRGALTQRGQAGKLGRRGLLYLLMFQVLLPLLAPVVDIIAVFGLIFLDPLRIIGLWCAFLALQVLMGLYAFRLDGERPGPLWSLPLQQFVYRQLMYLVVIQSVFTAIAGSRLRWQRSERYGSLQAPAESGSRPQPQPQPQPQPHPSVQVPAQVPAQVPQPVRGVPDHLAGTRIERWPPYAEETGGTGRPPGMPPW
- a CDS encoding SRPBCC family protein encodes the protein MNRLWKVEESVLVGASVEDVYAAVSCVRNMGKWSPECFAVWHRGHVAREGTTFVGFNRKGLLVWFTTCRVTLSDRPSEFAFRVTAFGLPVALWGYRFRSEGGVTRVTEYWEDLRTGRGARTAEFLGRVFTGTRPADRAEANRAGMRTTLGRLKAALGG
- a CDS encoding alpha/beta fold hydrolase; this encodes MNTHWRPAGRPGLYTAGPRDGTPLVLVHGIRLSAWMWAPYAARLAPDFRITACDLPGHGALRTDPFTLEGAVEQIDAAVAEARDATGLSPWVAGSPLGGYATLAYGAARPGRAAGLLVNGATARTTGGVRRVYATADRVLRAMGESRADRLNRWLFRRALPSEVCAAVLRGGLAVRGFGQVVADLAGRDFLAMAGSITTPVVFVNGRRDRLFRSGERDFVEAVRSAGTPVRLAHVPGSHVLCLTDPDTFSRVLVRGHRELGRLTAPPPAPALPSP
- a CDS encoding helix-turn-helix domain-containing protein, with the translated sequence MHANTLTYRLDRWHELTGPDHRDYMGLVTSRTAVGCV